A section of the Leptotrichia sp. HSP-342 genome encodes:
- the recJ gene encoding single-stranded-DNA-specific exonuclease RecJ → MKWELKSYNEDYLTSKSSEFGESRLISRLLLNRGIDTKEKVSKFLNSDKKDIHNPFLFENMEKVVERIKKAGKNKEKIVIYGDYDVDGISGVAYLVIMLRKLGLNVDYYIPNRVHEGIGINKNLLNFLKKRDAKLFITVDISINNHEEILMLKNSGIDIIITDHHRQIGVLEDKNQEKEMGILTINPKTSKTYPNKSLSGSGVAFKLADAIYERYGANKKILYDYMDIIMIGTVADVVPMTDENRFIIKKGLNNLKKTKIKGLKYIINYLKINPRNITTSDIGFFIAPIFNALGRIDNSKSVVNFFIQEDDFKLFSIIEEMKRANKIRRYLENEIYNELEEKIQRLERPKYIFMKSRKWHSGVIGVVCSRISIKYNIPVILISIKNGYGKASCRSIEGINIFDILKSVSDKLERFGGHDLAAGFLVSEKYLGEIEKHLRQRLARKNRENVQKTLYVDAWLNIEYLNKRKLHEINRLSPFGLDNQEPNFMDSDVNFLNLTRFGINNRHFKGFVRKNNRIISVIGYNLGHKLKANNFYKKKFKIVYTPIFKSGHSDLFIELKIKDFK, encoded by the coding sequence ATGAAATGGGAATTAAAAAGCTATAATGAAGATTATTTGACATCAAAAAGTTCTGAATTTGGTGAAAGCAGATTAATTTCAAGACTGCTTTTGAATCGAGGAATTGACACAAAGGAAAAAGTTTCTAAATTTTTAAATTCAGATAAAAAAGATATTCATAATCCATTTTTATTTGAAAATATGGAAAAAGTTGTAGAAAGAATAAAAAAAGCTGGGAAAAATAAAGAAAAAATTGTAATTTATGGAGATTATGACGTTGATGGTATATCTGGAGTAGCATATCTAGTAATAATGCTACGAAAGTTGGGACTTAATGTCGATTACTATATTCCAAATCGTGTTCACGAAGGAATAGGTATAAATAAAAACCTTTTGAATTTTTTGAAAAAACGAGATGCAAAATTGTTTATAACAGTTGATATTTCAATAAATAACCATGAAGAGATATTAATGTTAAAAAATAGTGGTATCGATATAATTATAACAGATCATCATAGGCAGATTGGAGTTCTGGAAGATAAGAATCAGGAAAAAGAAATGGGTATTCTTACAATAAATCCAAAGACTAGTAAAACTTATCCAAATAAATCTCTGTCAGGTTCAGGAGTTGCCTTTAAACTTGCTGACGCTATTTATGAAAGATATGGTGCAAATAAAAAAATACTGTATGACTATATGGATATTATAATGATTGGAACAGTTGCAGATGTAGTACCAATGACTGATGAAAACAGATTTATCATAAAAAAAGGACTAAATAATTTAAAAAAAACCAAAATAAAAGGTTTAAAGTATATTATTAACTATTTGAAGATAAATCCTAGAAATATAACAACCAGCGATATTGGATTTTTCATTGCACCGATTTTCAATGCACTTGGAAGAATTGATAATTCAAAAAGTGTTGTAAACTTCTTTATTCAGGAAGATGACTTTAAACTTTTCTCGATTATTGAGGAAATGAAGCGTGCTAATAAAATCAGACGTTATTTGGAAAATGAGATTTATAATGAACTGGAAGAAAAAATACAGCGCCTAGAACGTCCAAAATATATTTTTATGAAAAGCAGAAAATGGCATTCTGGCGTAATTGGGGTAGTTTGCTCAAGAATCTCAATAAAATACAATATTCCAGTAATTCTTATTTCAATAAAAAATGGATATGGAAAAGCATCATGCAGAAGTATCGAAGGAATTAACATTTTTGATATTTTAAAAAGTGTGTCAGATAAATTGGAGCGATTTGGAGGACATGACTTGGCGGCAGGATTTCTTGTTTCAGAAAAGTATTTAGGTGAAATCGAAAAACATCTGCGGCAAAGACTTGCAAGAAAAAATAGGGAAAATGTTCAGAAAACTTTGTATGTTGACGCATGGTTGAACATTGAGTATTTAAACAAAAGAAAATTACATGAAATAAATAGGCTATCGCCTTTTGGGCTAGATAATCAGGAACCGAACTTTATGGATTCAGATGTTAATTTTCTAAATTTAACGAGATTTGGGATAAATAATCGACATTTTAAAGGATTTGTCAGAAAAAATAACCGTATTATTTCAGTAATTGGATATAATTTAGGACATAAATTGAAGGCAAATAATTTTTATAAGAAAAAATTTAAAATAGTTTATACTCCGATATTTAAGTCTGGACATTCAGATTTATTTATCGAATTGAAAATAAAGGATTTTAAATAA
- a CDS encoding DUF448 domain-containing protein has product MDTLIKEKKESNKPERMCICCRKKGKKMDFFRITEQDGKYVYDKEMKVQARGFYVCKTNECIERLSKHKKYNVEIEQLVRMLEEVKKQKKNIIDILKPMKNSEYFVFGVEETINGIKREKVKLVIIPKDIRAKYIEEFKKLTEKFNFKIVFVEKKIELIELFSRDVNVIGIFDKKVIKGILSKVEVMNG; this is encoded by the coding sequence TTGGATACATTAATAAAAGAAAAAAAAGAAAGTAACAAACCTGAAAGAATGTGTATTTGCTGCAGGAAAAAAGGTAAAAAGATGGATTTTTTCAGGATAACTGAGCAAGACGGAAAATATGTTTACGATAAGGAAATGAAGGTGCAGGCAAGAGGATTTTATGTCTGTAAAACGAATGAATGTATTGAAAGACTGTCAAAACACAAGAAATATAATGTTGAAATAGAACAGCTTGTACGAATGCTTGAGGAAGTAAAAAAACAAAAGAAAAATATAATTGATATTTTAAAGCCGATGAAAAATTCTGAATATTTTGTCTTTGGAGTGGAGGAAACAATTAACGGAATAAAGCGTGAAAAAGTAAAGCTTGTTATTATTCCAAAAGATATAAGGGCAAAATATATTGAGGAGTTTAAAAAATTAACTGAAAAATTTAATTTTAAAATTGTATTTGTTGAAAAGAAAATTGAATTAATAGAGCTTTTTTCAAGAGATGTGAATGTTATCGGTATTTTTGACAAAAAAGTAATCAAAGGAATATTAAGCAAAGTGGAGGTGATGAATGGATGA
- the clpP gene encoding ATP-dependent Clp endopeptidase proteolytic subunit ClpP has translation MSAYSPVVIENDGRGERSYDIYSRLLKDRIIFVSGEVEDGMANAIVAQLLFLDAQDNEKDIVMYINSPGGVITAGLAIYDTMRHIKSDVSTVCVGQAASMGALLLAAGAKGKRYSLPNSRIMIHQPLGGARGQATDIQIQAKEIERMKEITSKILSEATGKSVEEIYADTERDNFMSPEEAVNYGLIDKIL, from the coding sequence ATGTCAGCATATAGTCCAGTAGTTATTGAAAATGATGGGCGTGGGGAAAGAAGCTACGATATTTATTCAAGACTTTTAAAGGATAGAATAATTTTTGTAAGTGGAGAAGTTGAAGATGGAATGGCAAATGCGATTGTCGCTCAATTATTATTTTTAGATGCACAGGATAATGAAAAAGATATAGTTATGTATATAAACAGTCCAGGAGGAGTAATTACCGCCGGGCTTGCGATTTACGACACAATGCGGCACATAAAAAGCGATGTTTCTACAGTATGTGTAGGACAGGCAGCAAGTATGGGAGCATTATTATTGGCGGCTGGAGCAAAAGGTAAAAGATACTCGTTGCCAAACTCAAGAATCATGATTCATCAGCCACTGGGCGGAGCAAGAGGTCAAGCAACAGACATTCAGATTCAGGCAAAAGAAATTGAAAGAATGAAGGAAATTACAAGCAAAATTTTATCAGAAGCAACTGGAAAATCAGTAGAAGAAATCTATGCAGATACTGAAAGAGACAACTTTATGTCACCAGAAGAAGCTGTAAATTACGGATTAATTGATAAAATTTTATAA
- the clpX gene encoding ATP-dependent Clp protease ATP-binding subunit ClpX yields MANKKKNYCSFCGREEHEVERLIQSPEEDDVFICNECIEDSAELLDSFREYDENEHNREITLLKPKEIKAKLDEYIIGQEQPKKVLSVAVYNHFKRIMHKQKNVDNDVELQKSNVLLVGPTGSGKTLLAQTLAKTLNVPLAIADATTLTEAGYVGDDVENVLLKLIKAADYDIEAAEHGIIYIDEIDKIARKSENMSITRDVSGEGVQQALLKIIEGTVASVPPQGGRKHPNQEMIEINTKDILFIVGGAFEGLEAKVKDRVNEKRVGFGLETKNTKLDDLTLFENVLPEDLIKFGLIPELIGRLPVITALHGLDEEAMIKILTEPKNSLVKQYKKYFEMENVDLEFDKDAIIEIAQLALKRKIGARGLRSIIESVMTDLMYEIPSKENVKKVIITKEAVTDKEKVIIE; encoded by the coding sequence TTGGCAAATAAGAAAAAAAATTACTGTTCATTCTGTGGCAGGGAAGAGCATGAAGTGGAACGGTTAATACAGAGTCCTGAAGAGGATGATGTGTTTATTTGTAATGAATGTATAGAAGACAGTGCTGAATTACTGGACAGTTTTAGGGAATATGACGAAAATGAACATAACAGGGAAATTACACTGTTAAAGCCTAAAGAAATAAAGGCAAAACTTGACGAATATATTATCGGACAGGAACAACCTAAAAAGGTATTATCTGTGGCGGTTTATAATCATTTTAAGAGAATAATGCACAAACAGAAAAATGTAGATAATGATGTGGAGCTTCAAAAATCAAATGTACTGCTAGTAGGACCTACTGGAAGCGGAAAAACCTTGCTTGCACAGACACTAGCGAAAACATTGAATGTGCCTTTGGCGATTGCAGATGCAACGACATTGACAGAAGCTGGATATGTCGGGGATGATGTCGAGAATGTACTTTTAAAACTGATAAAAGCGGCTGATTATGATATTGAAGCAGCAGAGCATGGAATAATTTATATTGATGAAATTGATAAAATCGCTAGAAAATCGGAAAATATGTCAATTACAAGGGATGTTTCTGGAGAAGGAGTACAGCAGGCGTTACTTAAGATTATTGAAGGGACTGTTGCGAGTGTGCCTCCACAAGGTGGAAGAAAGCATCCAAATCAGGAAATGATTGAAATTAATACAAAGGATATTTTATTTATCGTTGGCGGAGCATTTGAAGGACTGGAAGCGAAAGTTAAGGATAGAGTTAATGAAAAAAGAGTTGGATTTGGGCTTGAAACAAAAAATACAAAACTTGATGACTTGACTTTATTTGAAAATGTATTGCCTGAAGATTTAATAAAATTTGGACTGATTCCTGAATTAATTGGGCGGTTACCAGTAATCACAGCACTTCATGGACTTGATGAAGAGGCTATGATTAAGATACTAACAGAGCCTAAAAATTCGCTTGTTAAGCAATATAAAAAATATTTTGAGATGGAAAATGTTGATTTGGAATTTGATAAGGATGCGATTATTGAAATTGCACAGTTGGCACTTAAAAGAAAAATTGGGGCGAGGGGGCTTCGTTCAATTATTGAAAGTGTTATGACAGATTTAATGTATGAAATTCCATCGAAGGAAAATGTTAAGAAAGTGATAATTACAAAAGAAGCGGTTACAGATAAAGAAAAAGTGATTATAGAGTAA
- the tig gene encoding trigger factor, producing the protein MAVKKLNESTYEVSAVREGEELKHLKEHVLVHFKDAKVDGFRPGHVPAKVIEEKFKKEIEGEILNHIISDEYRKAVAENELKPIADIKLEKYELNDDKVEVVFTIPVLPAFELGQYKGVEVEKEKVEITDEKVNEEIERLRENAAKLKEVAENEEAKNDDVVNINFEGFIDGKAFDGGKAEGYDLTLGSHSFIDTFENQIVGHKKGDEFDVNVTFPEEYHAESLKGKPALFKVKVNSIKRKEEAELNDDLAKELGFDSVEDMTAKTRENITKREEAKAENEFKNKVIDAVVSGTEVEVPEALVQREIEYQINRFAQQLQMQGINLNQYFQMTGQTMEAMRESSKENAEKAVKTELVLAEIAKAEGIKATDEEVSKEIETLAGMYGLEKDALIADVRKNGNYERFIDETNYRLVNQKTIDLLVKEAKVK; encoded by the coding sequence ATGGCAGTAAAAAAATTAAATGAATCAACTTACGAAGTATCAGCAGTTAGAGAAGGAGAAGAGTTAAAACACTTAAAAGAGCATGTTTTAGTACATTTTAAAGATGCAAAAGTTGATGGATTCCGTCCAGGACATGTACCTGCAAAAGTGATTGAAGAAAAATTCAAGAAAGAAATTGAAGGAGAAATATTAAACCACATTATTTCTGATGAATACAGAAAAGCAGTTGCAGAAAATGAATTAAAACCAATTGCTGATATTAAACTTGAAAAATATGAGCTTAATGATGACAAAGTTGAAGTAGTATTTACAATACCTGTATTGCCTGCATTCGAATTGGGACAATATAAAGGTGTGGAAGTAGAAAAGGAAAAAGTAGAAATTACTGATGAAAAAGTAAACGAAGAAATCGAAAGATTAAGAGAAAATGCTGCAAAATTAAAAGAAGTTGCAGAAAATGAAGAAGCTAAAAATGATGACGTTGTAAATATCAACTTTGAAGGATTTATAGATGGTAAAGCATTTGATGGAGGAAAAGCTGAAGGATATGACTTGACATTAGGTTCTCACAGCTTTATTGACACTTTCGAAAATCAAATCGTAGGACATAAAAAAGGTGATGAATTTGACGTAAATGTTACATTCCCTGAAGAATATCACGCTGAAAGCCTAAAAGGAAAACCAGCTTTATTCAAAGTAAAAGTAAACTCAATCAAGAGAAAAGAAGAAGCTGAATTAAATGATGATTTAGCAAAAGAATTAGGATTTGATTCTGTTGAAGATATGACAGCTAAAACTAGAGAAAATATTACAAAAAGAGAAGAAGCAAAAGCTGAAAATGAATTTAAGAACAAAGTTATAGATGCTGTAGTAAGTGGAACAGAAGTTGAAGTTCCAGAAGCATTAGTTCAAAGAGAAATTGAATATCAAATCAACAGATTTGCACAACAATTGCAAATGCAAGGAATTAATCTTAACCAATACTTCCAAATGACTGGACAAACAATGGAAGCAATGAGAGAAAGCTCAAAAGAAAATGCTGAAAAAGCAGTAAAAACAGAATTAGTACTAGCTGAAATCGCAAAAGCTGAAGGAATTAAAGCAACTGATGAAGAAGTATCAAAAGAAATCGAAACATTGGCTGGAATGTATGGACTTGAAAAAGATGCATTAATTGCTGATGTAAGAAAAAATGGAAATTATGAAAGATTCATTGATGAAACAAACTATAGATTAGTAAATCAAAAAACAATTGATTTATTAGTAAAAGAAGCAAAAGTTAAATAG
- the infB gene encoding translation initiation factor IF-2, with protein MKVHELAKENGFTATKFMEEIRKIGVDKKHHMNVLSDEEVSLIRKKLQKGVQNNQNNGKTENLNKKEIKSNENIAKIVNSHSDNQKNNSIEHNKINEQENINKNYDKSKQPLEKDIKLNAENKSDNSNKNNLNNIKDLDNNKNHKFEQSNKFDKKENKKKMEMKVNLSSQSNKMNEVNKDKQNFQNRENRENGGRNFQNRDNRNREDRNKDGFRREGRDNFRKDNRNFNRDGNFQSRDGRDNRSFQNKDNQDNRENGGKNFQNRDNRNREDRNKDGFRREGRENFKRENRSFNKDGNSQARDSRDNRGFQNRDRDNQSGTRNFRDRQENRGFSDKGGFNKDRDDFRRESRSFSNTKKEPASEIPSATVAEKGKAGGKGKGKFEKKKYEKNRRDREHQEKELRSDFRKDDKKKKKNKKQEKVVKDEIVRIEGESIGMITIGEEIVIKDLAEKLGINVSDIIKKFFMEGKLLTANAILSFEEAEEVALEYEVIVEKEVVEEVSYGEKYQLEQEDTDEELVTRAPVITIMGHVDHGKTSLLDALRHTNVMGDEAGGITQKIGAYQVNWKGQRITFIDTPGHEAFTEMRARGANITDISILIVAADDGVKPQTVEAISHAKEAGVPIIVAINKIDKPGADPMKVRTELTEYGLMSPEWGGTTEFVEISAKQKINLEELLETILITAELEELKANPNKRPKAVVVESRLDPKMGAVADVLVQEGTLKIGDVFVAGEAHGRVRSMLDDRGKKISKSIVSQPVEITGFNVVPNAGDILYGVESDKQAKKIVEDFIREKKVNEQNKKKHISLESLSQELEEQELKELKCIIRADSKGSVEALRESLEKLNTEKVVINIIQGSAGAVSEGDVKLAEVSNAIIIAFNVRPTTPARIIAEKTGVEIRNYNVIYHATEEIEKAMKGMLDPEFKEVYYGRIEVKQVFKVSNVGNIAGAIVVDGKVTKDSKIRVIRDGIIIFNGELGSLKRFKDDVKEVVMGQECGIGIQDFNDIKAGDIIESYIMEEIPR; from the coding sequence ATGAAAGTGCATGAATTAGCAAAGGAAAATGGTTTTACGGCAACAAAATTTATGGAGGAAATCAGAAAAATTGGGGTAGATAAAAAACACCACATGAATGTACTGAGTGATGAAGAAGTAAGCCTTATAAGGAAAAAACTTCAAAAAGGTGTCCAAAATAATCAAAATAACGGTAAAACGGAGAATCTGAATAAAAAAGAAATTAAATCAAATGAAAATATTGCAAAAATAGTAAATAGCCATTCAGACAATCAAAAAAACAATAGTATTGAACATAATAAAATTAATGAACAAGAAAACATTAATAAAAATTATGACAAATCAAAACAGCCATTGGAAAAAGATATTAAACTAAATGCAGAAAATAAATCAGATAATAGTAATAAAAATAATCTGAATAACATAAAAGATTTAGATAATAATAAAAATCATAAATTTGAGCAGTCAAATAAATTTGATAAAAAAGAAAATAAAAAGAAAATGGAGATGAAAGTTAATTTGAGTAGTCAGAGTAATAAAATGAATGAAGTAAATAAAGATAAGCAGAATTTTCAAAATAGAGAGAACAGAGAAAATGGAGGAAGAAACTTCCAAAATAGGGACAATCGAAATAGAGAAGACAGAAACAAAGACGGATTTAGAAGAGAAGGAAGAGATAATTTCAGAAAAGATAATAGAAACTTTAACAGAGATGGAAATTTTCAATCAAGAGATGGCCGTGATAACCGAAGCTTCCAAAATAAAGACAATCAAGACAATAGGGAAAATGGGGGGAAAAACTTCCAAAATAGGGACAATCGAAATAGAGAAGATAGAAACAAAGACGGATTTAGAAGAGAAGGAAGAGAAAACTTCAAAAGAGAAAATCGAAGCTTTAATAAAGACGGAAATAGCCAAGCAAGAGACAGTCGTGACAACAGGGGCTTCCAAAATAGAGATAGAGATAATCAAAGCGGTACAAGAAACTTTAGAGATAGACAGGAAAATAGAGGATTTTCTGATAAAGGCGGATTTAATAAGGACAGAGATGACTTTAGAAGAGAAAGCCGAAGTTTTTCTAATACTAAAAAGGAGCCAGCATCTGAAATTCCTTCAGCAACAGTAGCTGAAAAAGGGAAAGCTGGTGGAAAAGGAAAAGGAAAATTTGAGAAGAAAAAATACGAAAAAAATAGAAGAGACAGAGAACATCAAGAAAAAGAACTTCGTTCAGACTTTAGAAAAGATGACAAAAAGAAAAAGAAAAACAAGAAACAAGAAAAAGTTGTTAAGGATGAAATTGTTAGAATTGAAGGAGAGAGCATAGGAATGATAACAATTGGAGAAGAGATTGTTATTAAAGATTTAGCTGAAAAATTAGGAATTAATGTTTCTGATATAATTAAAAAATTCTTTATGGAAGGAAAACTTCTTACTGCAAATGCAATTTTATCATTTGAAGAAGCCGAAGAAGTGGCTCTTGAATATGAAGTAATTGTAGAAAAAGAAGTAGTTGAAGAAGTGAGTTATGGTGAAAAATACCAGCTTGAGCAGGAAGATACAGATGAAGAACTTGTAACAAGAGCACCTGTTATTACAATAATGGGACACGTTGACCACGGTAAGACATCATTATTAGATGCACTTAGACACACAAATGTAATGGGTGATGAAGCTGGAGGAATCACACAAAAAATAGGAGCTTATCAAGTAAACTGGAAAGGTCAAAGAATTACATTTATTGATACTCCAGGACATGAGGCGTTTACTGAAATGAGGGCAAGAGGAGCGAATATTACAGATATTTCGATTCTAATTGTAGCAGCTGATGATGGAGTAAAACCTCAAACTGTAGAGGCAATTTCTCATGCTAAGGAAGCAGGAGTTCCAATAATCGTTGCAATTAATAAAATTGATAAACCAGGTGCAGATCCTATGAAAGTCAGAACTGAATTGACTGAATATGGACTGATGTCACCTGAATGGGGAGGAACTACTGAATTTGTTGAAATTTCTGCAAAACAGAAAATTAATTTGGAAGAACTTCTTGAAACAATACTAATTACAGCGGAACTTGAAGAATTGAAGGCCAATCCAAATAAACGTCCTAAAGCGGTTGTAGTAGAGTCAAGACTGGATCCAAAAATGGGAGCAGTTGCCGATGTACTTGTGCAGGAAGGGACACTTAAAATTGGAGATGTGTTCGTAGCAGGGGAAGCTCATGGTAGAGTCCGTTCAATGCTTGATGACAGAGGTAAAAAAATAAGCAAATCTATTGTCTCACAGCCAGTTGAAATTACAGGATTTAACGTTGTGCCAAATGCAGGAGATATTTTGTATGGTGTAGAAAGTGATAAACAGGCTAAAAAAATTGTAGAAGACTTTATCAGAGAGAAAAAAGTAAATGAACAGAACAAGAAAAAACATATTTCACTAGAAAGTTTGTCTCAAGAATTAGAAGAACAAGAATTAAAAGAATTAAAATGTATCATAAGAGCAGATTCAAAAGGATCTGTTGAAGCATTAAGGGAATCACTTGAAAAACTTAATACTGAAAAAGTTGTAATTAATATAATTCAAGGAAGTGCAGGAGCAGTAAGTGAGGGAGATGTAAAACTTGCAGAAGTATCAAATGCAATTATAATCGCATTTAATGTGCGTCCAACTACACCAGCCAGAATCATTGCTGAAAAAACTGGAGTAGAAATCAGAAATTACAACGTAATCTACCATGCAACTGAAGAAATTGAGAAAGCAATGAAAGGAATGCTTGATCCTGAATTCAAAGAAGTTTACTATGGAAGAATTGAAGTTAAACAAGTGTTTAAAGTATCAAATGTTGGAAATATCGCTGGAGCAATCGTTGTTGATGGAAAAGTTACAAAAGACTCTAAAATTCGTGTAATTCGTGATGGAATTATTATTTTTAACGGTGAATTAGGTTCATTGAAGCGATTTAAAGATGATGTTAAGGAAGTTGTAATGGGACAAGAATGTGGAATTGGTATCCAAGATTTTAATGATATTAAAGCTGGAGATATTATTGAATCGTACATTATGGAAGAAATCCCAAGATAA
- the rbfA gene encoding 30S ribosome-binding factor RbfA: protein MNDRRKRGLEKEISRIIGMTLLTEIKNDKIKNLVSIHKVELTKDGRYLDLTFSVLDLKDRVNKEKIAEDLNKLKGFFRKKIGSQLSIRFVPEVRIHLDDSVEYGVKIASILNEIKKDDHNIE from the coding sequence ATGAATGATAGAAGAAAAAGAGGACTGGAAAAGGAAATATCAAGAATTATCGGAATGACACTTTTAACAGAAATAAAAAATGACAAAATAAAAAACCTTGTATCAATTCACAAGGTTGAGCTGACAAAAGATGGAAGATACCTTGATTTAACATTTTCGGTACTAGATTTGAAAGATAGGGTAAATAAAGAAAAAATCGCCGAAGATTTGAATAAGTTAAAAGGTTTTTTTAGAAAGAAAATAGGTTCACAGCTGTCGATAAGATTTGTTCCAGAAGTGAGAATTCATTTGGATGACAGCGTTGAATATGGAGTAAAAATTGCTTCGATATTGAACGAAATAAAAAAGGATGATCACAATATCGAGTAA